A section of the Phycodurus eques isolate BA_2022a chromosome 4, UOR_Pequ_1.1, whole genome shotgun sequence genome encodes:
- the lmtk3 gene encoding uncharacterized protein lmtk3, translating into MRPHCWLMVALAGVMSYISPERALGAPQREVSQSRTASLSPPPYVVILISCSGLVSFVLLLLTCLCCKRGGVGFNEFDNADGEECSGGSSPIQEDSLSSCPSLPEVYTLPVRERPNCAALHDGDSKSQCFKRHTLNYLQEIGNGWFGKVILAEVLCDCSSSQVVVKELRVSASPLEQRKFLAESEPYRSLKHPNILQCLGQCSESIPFLLVMEFCQLGDLKRYLRAQRKSDGMTPDLPTRDLLTLQRMAFEITSGLLHLHENNYIHSDLALRNCLLTSDLTVRIGDYGLSHNQYKEDYHLTPDKLWIPLRWIAPELLEEYRGALIVTDQTKTSNVWSLGVVIWELFEFGSQPHRHLSDDEVLTFVIRERQITLAQPRLKLSHADYWYEIMQSCWLAPSQRPSMGEVFLLLSSLLAAERGTARGSDGDEDEEDEEYDDGRRRRGESEESFERRWDLLRPAAFQAAAQERQRERDCGREDPHGSYPLLDPVGNRGAHSSSELDDILTVTETSKGLNFEYFWEKAHARRGYKPLPPSQPIPAANNNNHRQCLDTPTVVPVISARSPSLASEYYIRLEEHTPQDNSPTLKGKSQPCCRSDSICPGDMELVEIRSGMLGKERVPYCSSEKCAGGKGIQTVRSSEVKLQVPNMGVAKFRDTSSRVTDFSVINLGEDEENKTPDKKPPSSSQAPVLPPKPRSLSLSSANHLHSRPLPAPPLGYRGLPHYNMSGKIETNPLQMNSCPPSSFGHLGLHRARQTLPPSPSLSPSLPPSSHPIYPQTQMCPPPLPPHSKQITCPSYNTDFYARYSNRSMRDPLSCDLANRDTRQTTSTHNSKESSHSRVKVFESPIRRENPLRPIYRNIPRPQPATDGHSSSSPTYSDEDGSPFMSPEKPSSSTAVTHSSLSDDADPPSGGVFSRGMKRTESRLDTILPAIWKEDAERQAERMATAKKSPMHLFLTEISTVTEPSECKYDVLWEAGQEENKDGERSKNVVLPHKGMRRSQSLITELGSAGQSWASDKHNKSMGTEKDLTASNESFQGDLFLTEIDTDTDLNGGSGNDPVKYLYPTGSRLRPYVCAPGLPSFTEAEDTNSKGIRRSRSLLSEITNGKAVCEPQQTEKEPQRTEMTREEFLKEIQSAETFLTEIISKQTATNMKEDSSPTPLSPEYESICIDPNSAQTIRFQSESSIRSSSRGKDETQTEAIYAQVTKRAKKSEIKVSTRPEIPILHIGSTIKPEDQGSKADHCQSGVFSEIMPKNGLLHNQTLACPKEEECLDGPALPTRGEEQAEDFSELSPEVHTKDVEDSLTVISFVTDKSQKGSFFLNGELIRDDPLASIPERGDQITVSDPGGEKRDTDKVSAAADLYHSKDCGTTNTKIDNEHSLQHNDSVPEKHAAEKAFTPTTPDWDASGDISLVTPTDSILSPMTSSSADCLTPSDSWMGVGGGGWRALGNETPHRDSAYFSDSDWEGDGISRRSSDGLVGSRPSSGRGGERGTLTGIEEKMETEEEGEGEYKHPIKNSIQISENVTSCQNTPVNDFSHSGNVTVSPIKGFEPGQRDDSGIFLNGQKCSQLIDGPQTDDCDDFIDKLFSKLEDVPLKSFTQSDGYTKGQQYTDDVISHVADCKKKDLKLHANRCKEYTKIENSVASLRIHHCGNTIIESLVDNTESKLSHLCDSSTKGPRLNEKKTSLVESNVGKSIEDKLSSRAFAAWTEEGVEKPGISNKIPDLELHHTDHNQLGLRDLHCANGCENKTAAVRTESEKQLAAAELSNVAKERSPLREAQRKSNNVSHNSKEGIVEDVKKSSWLDCQHYSQSGELHVWPDENDQWASPEKRCRENELKSELFPSFQTEAWEVAERVVVGQEFWEAEENDELAGSEPHPAVLVGCEESWNDERQGLTESLSAKENVDQNAQREGMNIQQVENRENLVEIDRFDALMNISSEMENNEIQAQENSEEGEKHKSLCTKMIGDRHLTGSEENQNFNTWPQHQLCDLQEKEPLPPRERIDNNGVLVNCFSHTLESKRAKITICITEAPQENFSDQENVDSDLYYEAERRSPCGAKHSTEESVSTAKVEEDFGDVAPVDNFSSMDFPSPPPSIDLDMQDDKLESLDDSFPSPPQSILEAEEFSSPMNVEEFNTEAESPKMNFCIVENLNSPSEHITLDIKSDTTETKGQNDSNPSQAPMNSLPELLISEWKDMDEEALEDFEKLEQLCCISGDEEDTLGDILENLELLESLKKMRDQKGTSSSLCGEETSDLTTKGRREALDGTRDESNKLVDSSDTEDRDAMLRSSGQCPDSKDQRALSKMTTKNGLMMQVCEERLQFSLSENVKTNVLWGATVKDTFTLRPWREQMAENNSDVVAVEEQNQDKRQTEQECVSCAKPDEKCEETETEPLTVIEQPEVTTLQSSANQAIKAKVARLSLALPPLALTLPLTPTGKGGFGDGPIGSRIGRRRGLLLGSDPEDEEEDEAEDEGSRRVIVVTETDVDKRVGLRSLLKLPKEPLDRERDRGRNVSFFDDVTIYLFDQETPTNALSTSAPTSPAAVSVKNTLHGPSSKSKDSKRKEARVPVGGANAVTSSRFTVSPAKDPHVA; encoded by the exons GAGTTTGACAATGCCGATGGGGAGGAGTGTTCCGGAGGGTCCAGCCCCATCCAGGAGGACAGCCTGTCGTCGTGCCCGTCACTCCCCGAGGTCTACACGCTGCCCGTCAGGGAGAGGCCCAACTGCGCCGCCCTGCACGATGGAG ACTCCAAATCGCAATGCTTCAAAAGGCACACTTTGAACTACCTGCAGGAGATCGGAAATGGCTGGTTCGGAAAA GTGATCCTGGCCGAGGTGCTGTGCGACTGCAGCTCCTCGCAGGTGGTGGTCAAGGAATTGCGCGTCAGCGCCAGCCCGCTGGAACAGAGGAAGTTCTTGGCTGAATCGGAGCCGTACAG GAGTCTGAAACATCCCAACATACTTCAGTGTCTGGGCCAGTGCAGCGAAAGCATTCCTTTTCTCCTGGTCATGGAATTCTGTCAGCTG GGTGACCTGAAGCGGTACCTGCGGGCCCAACGGAAGTCCGACGGGATGACGCCGGATCTTCCCACACGAGACCTGTTGACTCTTCAGCGGATGGCCTTTGAGATCACGTCAGGCCTGCTGCACCTTCATGAGAATAACTACATCCACAG TGATCTGGCTTTAAGGAACTGCCTGCTGACCTCAGACCTCACTGTGAGAATAGGGGACTACGGTCTCTCGCACAACCAATACAAG GAGGACTATCACCTAACTCCCGACAAGCTTTGGATCCCACTGCGATGGATTGCTCCCGAGCTCCTGGAAGAGTACAGAGGAGCTCTAATTGTCACCGACCAAACCAAGACCAGCAATGTGtg GTCCCTAGGGGTGGTCATATGGGAGCTGTTTGAGTTTGGCTCTCAGCCTCACAGGCACCTGAGTGATGATGAGGTTCTGACATTTGTCATCAGGGAGCGACAGATTACGCTGGCCCAGCCGAGACTGAAACTCTCCCATGCAGATTACTG GTATGAGATCATGCAGTCCTGCTGGCTAGCGCCATCTCAGCGACCATCGATGGGCGAAGTATTCCTCCTTCTCTCCTCCCTACTGGCTGCCGAGCGAGGAACGGCGAGGGGGAGCGATGGGGACGAGGACGAAGAGGATGAGGAATATGAcgatgggaggaggaggagaggcgaGAGCGAGGAGTCCTTCGAAAGACGCTGGGACTTGCTCCGCCCGGCGGCCTTCCAGGCGGCGGCGCAAGAGCGGCAAAGGGAGCGCGATTGTGGCAGAGAGGACCCCCACGGCTCCTACCCCCTCTTAGACCCCGTGGGAAACCGTGGCGCGCATTCCTCATCGGAATTGGACGACATACTGACCGTGACAGAAACCAGCAAAGGCTTGAACTTTGAGTATTTTTGGGAAAAGGCCCACGCCAGACGAGGCTACAAACCTCTACCCCCGTCTCAACCCATCCCGGCTGCGAACAACAACAATCACAGGCAGTGCTTGGACACCCCCACTGTGGTCCCAGTGATCAGCGCACGCAGCCCCTCCCTCGCTAGCGAGTACTACATCCGATTAGAGGAGCACACTCCCCAAGACAATTCGCCGACTCTTAAAGGAAAGAGCCAGCCATGTTGTAGGTCAGACTCTATTTGTCCTGGAGACATGGAGCTTGTGGAGATCCGCAGTGGTATGCTGGGAAAAGAGCGAGTGCCCTATTGTTCCTCTGAAAAGTGTGCCGGTGGAAAAGGCATCCAGACTGTGCGATCAAGCGAGGTGAAACTGCAAGTGCCCAACATGGGCGTGGCTAAGTTCAGAGACACTTCAAGCAGAGTGACTGACTTCTCAGTGATCAATTTaggagaagatgaagaaaataaGACTCCTGACAAGAAACCACCCTCGAGTTCTCAAGCTCCAGTCCTTCCTCCGAAACCTCGCTCACTGTCTTTGTCATCAGCCAACCACCTTCACTCACGCCCCCTGCCCGCACCCCCACTTGGATACAGAGGGCTTCCTCATTACAACATGAGTGGCAAAATCGAGACTAACCCCCTTCAGATGAACAGCTGCCCACCTTCTAGCTTTGGTCACCTAGGGCTCCATCGCGCTCGACAGACATTGCCACCATCGccgtctctctctccctcccttccGCCATCCAGTCATCCTATTTACCCCCAAACTCAAATGTGTCCGCCGCCTCTCCCTCCTCACTCAAAACAAATAACTTGTCCGAGCTACAACACTGACTTTTATGCTAGATACAGTAATAGATCTATGAGAGACCCGCTATCCTGTGATCTTGCCAATAGAGACACCAGACAAACAACGTCAACGCACAACTCCAAGGAGAGCTCTCATTCCCGTGTGAAAGTCTTTGAATCCCCCATTCGCAGGGAAAATCCCTTGCGCCCGATTTATCGCAATATACCTCGCCCTCAGCCAGCGACTGATGGTCATTCCTCATCCAGTCCCACCTACTCAGATGAGGATGGCTCACCTTTCATGTCACCTGAGAAACCAAGCAGCAGCACCGCTGTCACTCATTCGAGCTTGTCCGACGACGCAGATCCACCTTCTGGAGGGGTCTTTTCCAGAGGAATGAAGAGGACCGAGTCACGGCTCGACACCATCTTGCCAGCCATTTGGAAGGAAGATGCAGAACGTCAGGCAGAACGTATGGCCACTGCCAAGAAATCCCCGATGCACCTGTTTCTGACAGAGATATCTACTGTGACTGAGCCGAGTGAGTGCAAGTATGATGTTTTGTGGGAGGCTGGGCAGGAAGAGAATAAAGATGGTGAGAGATCAAAAAATGTTGTGTTGCCTCACAAAGGGATGCGCCGTTCTCAGTCTCTGATCACAGAGCTGGGTTCAGCAGGACAGTCATGGGCATCagataaacacaacaaaagcaTGGGAACAGAGAAGGACTTAACAGCATCTAATGAATCATTCCAGGGagatctttttctgacagagaTTGATACAGACACAGATTTGAATGGAGGATCAGGAAATGATCCCGTGAAATACCTCTACCCAACAGGATCAAGGTTGCGGCCATATGTCTGTGCTCCAGGCCTTCCCTCATTCACTGAAGCAGAAGACACCAATTCAAAAGGCATAAGAAGGTCCCGTTCCCTACTCTCTGAGATCACCAATGGGAAAGCAGTGTGTGAACCACAGCAGACTGAGAAGGAACCACAGAGAACAGAAATGACCAGGGAAGAATTCCTGAAGGAGATCCAATCGGCAGAGACATTTCTCACTGAAATCATATCGAAGCAAACAGCTACAAACATGAAAGAAGATTCCTCCCCTACCCCTCTCTCGCCTGAGTATGAGTCCATATGTATTGACCCAAATTCAGCACAGACCATCCGATTTCAATCAGAGAGTTCAATACGCTCATCTAGCAGAGGAAAAGATGAAACACAAACTGAGGCCATCTATGCCCAAGTCACCAAGCGTGCTAAAAAGAGTGAGATCAAAGTTTCTACCAGACCTGAGATCCCGATCCTTCATATAGGCTCAACCATTAAACCGGAGGACCAAGGAAGCAAAGCAGATCACTGCCAGTCTGGTGTCTTTTCAGAAATCATGCCTAAAAATGGCCTACTGCACAACCAAACACTTGCATGTCCGAAAGAGGAAGAGTGTTTGGATGGGCCTGCTTTACCTACGAGAGGAGAGGAACAAGCCGAAGATTTTTCAGAACTTTCACCTGAAGTTCATACCAAGGATGTTGAAGACTCCCTCACTGTGATATCATTTGTTACAGATAAAAGTCAGAAAGGTTCTTTTTTCCTGAATGGCGAGCTAATAAGGGATGACCCACTGGCCAGCATTCCTGAGAGAGGAGATCAAATTACAGTGAGCGATCCTGGCGGTGAAAAGCGTGACACTGATAAGGTGTCTGCAGCAGCTGATTTGTATCACTCAAAAGATTGTGGCACAACGAACACAAAGATAGACAATGAGCATTCACTACAGCACAATGACAGTGTTCCAGAAAAACATGCTGCCGAAAAAGCTTTCACTCCTACCACGCCAGACTGGGATGCGTCTGGTGACATCTCCCTGGTCACCCCCACTGACTCCATCTTGTCACCTATGACGTCCAGCTCAGCAGACTGCCTCACTCCTAGCGACTCCTGGATGGGAGTGGGAGGCGGCGGGTGGCGCGCTCTGGGCAATGAAACGCCCCATCGGGACTCAGCCTATTTTTCAGACAGCGATTGGGAAGGGGACGGGATAAGCAGGAGGAGTAGTGACGGACTTGTCGGCTCCAGGCCAAGCAGTGGCCGAGGGGGTGAGAGGGGAACACTCACCGGCATCGAGGAAAAAATGGAAACCGAAGAAGAGGGTGAGGGCGAATATAAGCACCCTATAAAAAATAGCATACAGATATCAGAGAATGTTACATCATGTCAGAATACACCTGTAAATGATTTCTCTCATTCTGGCAATGTCACAGTTAGTCCAATCAAAGGGTTTGAGCCAGGGCAGAGAGACGATTCTGGCATTTTCCTGAATGGTCAAAAATGCTCCCAACTGATTGATGGTCCCCAAACCGACGACTGTGATGACTTTATTGATAAATTGTTCTCCAAATTAGAAGATGTGCCCCTAAAGAGCTTTACACAAAGTGATGGTTATACAAAAGGCCAGCAATACACAGATGACGTCATCTCTCATGTAGcagactgcaaaaaaaaagatttgaagcTACATGCCAACAGATGCAaggaatacacaaaaatagaaaacagtgTTGCTTCTTTAAGGATCCATCACTGTGGAAATACCATTATAGAATCTCTCGTTGACAACACAGAATCCAAATTGTCTCACCTGTGCGACAGTTCTACCAAGGGCCCCAgacttaatgaaaaaaaaacatcattagtGGAGTCAAATGTAGGGAAATCGATAGAGGATAAACTAAGCAGTCGAGCCTTCGCCGCTTGGACAGAGGAAGGTGTTGAAAAACCAGGGATAAGTAACAAGATACCGGACCTTGAGCTGCACCACACAGACCACAACCAGCTTGGCTTGAGAGACCTGCACTGCGCAAACGGCTGTGAGAACAAGACTGCAGCGGTCAGGACAGAGTCGGAGAAACAGCTGGCTGCTGCAGAGCTAAGTAACGTCGCAAAGGAGAGGTCACCCTTGAGAGAAGCGCAGCGTAAGTCTAACAATGTCTCTCATAACAGCAAGGAGGGGATAGTGGAGGATGTCAAAAAAAGTAGTTGGCTTGACTGCCAACATTATTCACAGTCAGGTGAATTGCATGTTTGGCCCGATGAAAACGACCAGTGGGCCTCTCCGGAAAAGAGGTGTCGAGAAAATGAGCTGAAGTCTGAACTATTCCCCAGCTTCCAGACTGAAGCTTGGGAGGTGGCTGAGCGTGTTGTCGTGGGTCAGGAGTTTTGGGAGGCTGAAGAAAATGACGAACTTGCAGGAAGTGAACCCCACCCTGCTGTGCTGGTTGGCTGTGAGGAATCATGGAATGATGAAAGGCAGGGGTTAACCGAAAGTCTATCTGCGAAGGAAAATGTTGACCAAAATGCTCAGCGGGAGGGGATGAACATTCAACAGGTTGAAAATCGGGAGAACCTTGTGGAAATAGACAGATTTGATGCATTGATGAACATATCATCTGAAATGGAGAATAATGAAATACAGGCTCAAGAGAACTCTGAGGAAGGTGAGAAGCACAAGTCGTTATGCACTAAAATGATCGGGGACCGGCATCTTACAGGGTCAGAGGAGAATCAGAATTTTAATACTTGGCCTCAGCATCAGCTCTGTGACCTCCAGGAGAAGGAGCCACTACCACCAAGAGAAAGAATTGACAACAATGGTGTTTTAGTGAACTGCTTCTCTCACACTTTGGAGAGTAAACGTGCCAAAATAACCATTTGCATCACTGAAGCACCTCAGGAGAATTTCTCAGACCAGGAAAACGTTGACTCTGACTTATATTATGAGGCTGAAAGAAGAAGTCCATGCGGTGCAAAGCACTCCACAGAAGAAAGTGTGAGCACTGCGAAGGTAGAGGAGGATTTCGGAGATGTGGCACCGGTAGACAACTTTAGCTCAATGGACTTCCCCAGTCCTCCACCAAGCATAGATCTTGACATGCAGGATGATAAACTAGAGAGTTTAGATGACTCTTTTCCGAGTCCACCACAATCCATTTTAGAGGCAGAGGAGTTTAGTAGTCCCATGAATGTGGAAGAGTTTAACACTGAGGCAGAATCTCCCAAAATGAATTTTTGCATTGTGGAAAATCTGAACTCCCCATCTGAACATATAACACTGGACATTAAGAGCGACACCACTGAAACTAAAGGTCAGAATGATTCCAACCCATCACAGGCTCCTATGAATAGCCTGCCAGAATTATTAATTTCTGAATGGAAAGATATGGACGAGGAAGCCTTGGAGGATTTTGAGAAACTGGAACAACTGTGTTGCATATCTGGGGATGAGGAGGACACATTGggtgacattttggaaaacCTAGAACTTTTGGAGTCCCTAAAGAAAATGCGCGATCAAAAAGGCACCAGTTCTAGCCTTTGCGGAGAGGAGACAAGTGATTTGACTACGAAGGGGAGGAGGGAAGCTTTGGATGGGACTCGTGATGAATCCAACAAATTGGTAGATTCCTCAGACACAGAGGACAGGGATGCCATGTTGAGGTCATCAGGACAATGTCCAGATTCTAAGGACCAGCGAGCTCTTTCCAAGATGACCACCAAGAATGGCCTAATGATGCAG GTGTGTGAGGAACGGCTGCAGTTCTCCCTGagtgaaaatgtgaaaacaaatgtgCTTTGGGGAGCGACAGTTAAGGACACATTCACACTTCGGCCCTGGAGGGAGCAAATGGCTGAGAACAACAGCGATGTAGTCGCTGTAGAAGAACAAAACCAGGACAAAAG gcaaactgagcaggaatgCGTATCCTGTGCCAAGCCCGACGAAAAGTGTGAGGAAACTGAAACCGAGCCTCTCACTGTGATTGAACAACCAGAGGTTACAACACTGCAGTCCTCTGCAAACCAGGCAATCAAAG CAAAAGTAGCTCGTCTGTCTCTGGCTCTCCCACCCCTCGCCCTGACTCTGCCCCTCACGCCTACCGGCAAAGGCGGATTTGGGGACGGGCCGATCGGCAGTCGGATTGGAAGACGGAGAGGTTTGCTTCTGGGAAGCGATCCagaagacgaggaggaagacgaggcgGAGGACGAAGGTTCCCGCAGGGTCATTGTTGTCACAGAGACTGACGTGGACAAACGCGTGGGCCTTCGGAGCCTGCTCAAGTTGCCCAAGGAGCCATTGGACAGAGAGAGGGACAGAGGGAGAAATGTGTCCTTTTTTGATGATGTCACCATTTATCTTTTTGATCAG gaaactccaaccaatgcaTTGAGCACTTCGGCGCCCACCAGTCCAGCTGCAGTGTCtgtcaaaaacacattacatg GTCCCAGCAGCAAAAGCAAAGATTCCAAGCGCAAAGAAGCCAGGGTCCCAGTGGGCGGGGCCAATGCTGTGACATCATCACGCTTTACCGTCAGCCCCGCCAAGGATCCTCACGTGGCGTGA
- the prpf31 gene encoding U4/U6 small nuclear ribonucleoprotein Prp31 — protein sequence MSLADELLADLEEAGDEGEDGLYPEGEEGDSDGEASQGRNDGRLEDIPEEMEVDYSKAESVASIAKLRNSKQFSDIMEKISGYVGKQRKNSDVSGPVEADPEYRLIVAANNLTVEIDNELNIIHKFTRDKYSKRFPELESLVPDSLDYIRTVKELGNNLEKCKNNETLQQILTNATIMVVSVTASTTQGSLLNELELKQLEESCDMALELNQSKHRIYEYVESRMSFIAPNLSIIVGASTAAKLMGIAGGLTNLSKMPACNLMLLGAQRRTLSGFSSTSLLPHTGFIYHCDVVQTLPPDLRRKAARLVSAKCTLASRVDSFHESSDGKVGYDLKEEIERKFDKWQEPPPVKQVKPLPAPLDGQRKKRGGRRYRKMKERLGLTEIRKHANRMTFAEIEDDAYQEDLGFSLGQLGKSGSGRVRQAQVNDATKARISKSLQRTLQKQSVTYGGKSTVRDRSSGTSSSVAFTPLQGLEIVNPQAAEKKVAEANQKYFSNMAEFLKVKKESK from the exons ATGTCTCTGGCCGACGAGCTCCTGGCGGACTTGGAGGAGGCTGGCGACGAGGGTGAGGATGGCTTGTACCCAGAAGGTGAGGAAGGCGACAGCGATGGAGAGGCCTCGCAGGGGAGGAACGACGGCAGGCTGGAGGACATCCCCGAGGAGATGGAAGTGGACTACAGTAAAGCGGAGAGTGTCGCGTCCATCGCCAAACTCCGCAATAGCAAACAA TTTTCAGACATCATGGAGAAGATATCAGGATATGTCGGAAAGCAACGCAAGAACTCAGATG TGTCAGGCCCTGTGGAGGCCGACCCAGAATACAGGCTCATCGTAGCGGCCAATAACCTGACGGTGGAGATCGACAACGAGCTCA ATATCATTCACAAGTTCACACGTGACAAATACTCCAAAAGGTTCCCGGAATTAGAATCTCTGGTGCCGGATTCTTTGGATTACATCCGCACAGTCAAG GAGCTGGGAAACAACCTGGAGAAGTGCAAAAACAACGAGACTTTACAGCAGATCCTCACCAACGCCACCATCATGGTTGTGAGCGTCACAGCCTCCACCACACAAGG GTCTCTGCTGAACGAGCTTGAGCTGAAGCAGCTGGAGGAGTCGTGCGACATGGCTCTGGAGCTGAACCAATCCAAGCACAGGATCTACGAGTACGTGGAGTCCAGGATGTCGTTCATCGCCCCCAATCTCTCCATCATCGTCGGCGCGTCCACTGCCGCCAAGCTCATGG GTATCGCCGGAGGTCTCACCAACCTGTCCAAGATGCCCGCCTGCAACCTGATGCTGCTGGGAGCTCAGAGGAGAACGCTGTCCGGCTTCAGCAGCACCTCGCTGCTCCCTCACACGGGCTTCATCTACCACTGCGATGTGGTGCAGACGCTACCACCC GACCTGAGGAGGAAGGCGGCCCGTCTGGTGTCTGCAAAGTGCACGCTGGCCTCAAGAGTGGACAGTTTTCATGAGAGCTCTGACGGCAAG GTGGGTTACGACCTGAAAGAAGAAATTGAGAGGAAGTTCGACAAGTGGCAGGAGCCTCCACCCGTCAAGCAGGTCAAACCTCTGCCCGCTCCCCTGGACGGGCAGAGGAAGAAAAGAGGAGGCAGGAG GTACCGAAAGATGAAAGAGCGCCTGGGCCTCACTGAGATCAGGAAACACGCCAACAGGATGACCTTTGCGGAG ATAGAAGACGACGCGTACCAGGAGGACCTGGGCTTCAGTCTGGGTCAGCTGGGGAAGAGCGGCAGCGGACGCGTCAGGCAGGCACAGGTCAACGACGCCACCAAGGCCAGAATCTCCAAATCCCTCCAG AGGACGCTGCAGAAGCAGAGCGTGACGTACGGCGGCAAGTCCACAGTGAGAGATCGCTCGTCGGGGACCAGCTCCAGCGTTGCCTTCACTCCTCTACAG GGATTGGAGATCGTCAACCCGCAGGCTGCGGAGAAAAAGGTGGCCGAAGCCAACCAGAAGTATTTCTCCAACATGGCAGAATTCCTCAAAGTCAAGAAGGAATCCAagtga